From a single Miscanthus floridulus cultivar M001 chromosome 8, ASM1932011v1, whole genome shotgun sequence genomic region:
- the LOC136475120 gene encoding phosphate transporter PHO1-2-like: MVKFSREYEASIIPEWKAAFVDYKGLKKLVKRIKIARRDAAPLQLARREAGAGRSRDGDGSKASSGSYGFSVLDPLRALAATPASPTQVGDNDGDTDSLESDSGEPLRATDKHEQEFLEKADEELEKVNKFYAAQEADMLARGDALIEQLRILADVKRILADHAAARCRGRARLARTASSPPSVNGSNSGRHLLSSPFVASPQSMSDGSVEMQQARVAEGAAVAEEVMAALERNGVSFVGGGLGKAKKDGSGKQLMGRAALLQLPDTVRIDIPPTSPGRAALKVWEELVNVLRKDGADPAAAFVHRKKVQHAEKNIRDAFLALYRGLELLKKFSSLNVKAFTKILKKFVKVSEQQQTTDLFSEKVKRSPFSSSDKVLQLADEVESIFLRHFAGNDRKVAMKYLKPQQPRNTHMITFLVGLFTGTFVSLFIIYSVLAHVAGIFSSTGNTAYMEIVYHVFSMFALISLHVFLYGCNLFMWKSTRINHNFIFDFSSSTALTHRDAFLMSASIMCTVVAALVINLFLRNAGATYANALPGALLLLSAGVLFCPFNIFYHSTRYCFMRVMRNIILSPFYKVLMADFFMADQLTSQIPLLRHLEFTGCYFMVGTFRTHAYGSCTSSSQYKNLAYVLSFLPYYWRAMQCLRRYLEEGHDLNQLANAGKYVSAMVAAAVRFKYAATPTSFWMWMVIISSTGATIYQLYWDFVMDWGFLNPKSKNFWLRDQLILKNKSVYYASMMLNLVLRLAWAQSVMKLHLGMVESRLLDFSLASLEIIRRGHWNFYRLENEHLTNAGKFRAVKTVPLPFRELETD; this comes from the exons ATGGTCAAGTTCTCGCGGGAGTACGAGGCCAGCATCATCCCCGAGTGGAAGGCCGCCTTCGTCGACTACAAGGGCCTCAAGAAGCTCGTCAAGAGGATCAAGATCGCCCGCCGCGACGCCGCGCCGCTGCAGCTCGCCAGGAGGGAAGCCGGTGCCGGTCGCAGTAGAGACGGCGACGGCAGCAAAGCCAGCAGCGGCAGCTACGGCTTCTCCGTCCTCGACCCCCTCCGCGCCCTCGCCGCGACGCCGGCCTCACCA ACGCAGGTGGGCGACAACGACGGCGACACGGACAGCTTGGAATCGGATTCGGGGGAGCCCCTAAGAGCCACGGACAAACAT GAGCAAGAGTTTCTGGAGAAGGCGGACGAGGAGCTGGAGAAGGTGAACAAGTTCTACGCGGCGCAGGAGGCGGACATGCTGGCGCGCGGCGACGCCCTCATCGAGCAGCTCCGCATCCTCGCCGACGTCAAGCGCATCCTCGCCGACCACGCCGCGGCGCGCTGCCGCGGGCGCGCACGGCTCGCCCGGACGGCCTCGTCGCCGCCGTCCGTGAACGGGTCCAACAGCGGCCGCCACCTCCTCTCCTCCCCCTTCGTGGCCTCGCCGCAGTCCATGTCAG ACGGGAGCGTGGAGATGCAGCAGGCGCGCGTGGCGGAGGGCGCGGCAGTGGCGGAGGAGGTGATGGCGGCGCTGGAGCGCAACGGCGTCAGCTTCGTGGGCGGCGGACTGGGCAAGGCCAAGAAGGACGGCAGCGGGAAGCAGCTCATGGGCCGCGCCGCGTTGCTGCAGCTGCCGGACACGGTGCGCATCGACATCCCGCCCACCAGCCCCGGCCGGGCGGCGCTTAAGGTGTGGGAGGAGCTCGTCAACGTGCTCCGCAAGGACGGCGCCGACCCCGCCGCCGCCTTCGTCCACCGCAAGAAGGTCCAGCACGCCGAGAAGAACATCCGCGACGCCTTCCTCGCCCTCTACCGCGGCCTCGAACTCCTCAAGAAGTTCag CTCTCTCAATGTAAAGGCATTCACCAAAATACTGAAGAAATTCGTCAAG GTGTCGGAGCAGCAGCAGACAACTGACCTGTTTTCTGAGAAGGTGAAGAGGTCACCGTTCAGCAGCTCTGACAAG GTGCTTCAGCTGGCAGACGAGGTGGAGTCCATCTTCTTGAGGCATTTCGCGGGCAACGACAGGAAGGTGGCCATGAAGTACCTCAAGCCGCAGCAGCCCAGGAACACCCACATGATCACCTTCCTCGTAG GCCTGTTCACAGGCACATTTGTGTCCTTATTCATCATATATTCAGTTCTAGCCCATGTCGCCGGCATTTTCTCTTCTACCGGAAATACAGCCTACATGGAGATTGTTTACCATGTCTTCAG TATGTTTGCACTCATCAGCCTGCACGTCTTCCTGTATGGGTGCAACCTCTTCATGTGGAAGAGCACTAGGATCAACCACAACTTCATATTCGATTTCTCCTCCAGCACCGCCCTGACGCACCGGGACGCCTTCCTCATGTCGGCATCCATCATGTGCACCGTCGTCGCAGCGCTGGTCATCAACCTGTTCCTCAGGAACGCTGGGGCAACCTACGCCAACGCACTGCCCGGGGCACTTCTGCTT CTGTCAGCAGGGGTTCTGTTCTGCCCATTCAATATTTTCTACCACTCAACGCGCTACTGTTTCATGCGTGTCATGCGCAACATCATACTCTCTCCATTCTACAAG GTTCTGATGGCAGATTTCTTCATGGCTGACCAGCTAACCAGCCAG ATCCCACTGTTAAGACACCTCGAATTCACAGGGTGCTACTTCATGGTTGGAACTTTTAGAACTCACGCGTATGGAAGCTGTACCAGCAGCTCTCAATACAAAAACCTGGCATATGTGCTTTCCTTCCTGCCATACTACTGGAGAGCGATGCAG TGTTTGAGAAGGTACCTGGAAGAAGGTCATGATCTCAACCAGCTTGCTAATGCGGGCAAGTACGTATCAGCAATGGTAGCAGCAGCTGTTAGGTTCAAGTATGCTGCGACACCGACATCATTCTGGATGTGGATGGTCATAATATCATCTACAGGCGCCACCATTTACCAGCTCTACTGGGATTTTGTCATGGACTGGGGCTTCTTAAACCCAAAATCTAAGAACTTTTGGCTCCGAGATCAACTCATCCTGAAGAATAAGTCAGTCTACTATGCTTCCATG ATGCTCAACCTTGTGCTGCGCCTAGCCTGGGCACAGAGTGTAATGAAACTCCATCTTGGTATGGTGGAGTCTCGCTTGCTGGATTTCTCACTCGCTTCGCTGGAAATTATCCGACGAGGCCATTGGAACTTCTACAG GCTGGAGAATGAACACTTAACCAACGCAGGAAAGTTTAGAGCAGTGAAGACTGTCCCATTACCATTCCGTGAACTTGAAACTGATTGA
- the LOC136475121 gene encoding KIN14B-interacting protein At4g14310-like → MSSRLKDRGGGSATAAATRPLTPKPFSISSSARRTTAAAAGGGGKENTASKPSKPTSAVRWSTSSLPRASRIQSSVDSSKLVSTLRAPVLPGRPSIGKDPVVEAGLRRSVSGGIRASSVDKGRRSVSVVGSRASEARRGSAGAGGDDTGRRERFDAKVKGLGEISRRRDDLDAKGKQTGEVGRKRESFDAKAKQIGGKRESFVVNVSKQCDEIKGKTDAFVSNMKKQCEDVGGRREGSDSKAKAGEEINMKKEGPNKLVKEMHTKKADSGEASSKSVECCATQKDDEIGNTSVIPVFTVHVVDSNLVPDPIRKQQKNNEEGRKQEERGKLADRIRVFEKVAAGGDGGSAKPVSAMNRYPSELHEKLAALEGRVQKIATDIKKTKEMLDENNPDEPKQILSNIQKEITAIEKAISHVKDDNKIQLGTADSSECESSHPETAEKCTITKPGDLKQAGKGLNADELEARFFPHHKLLRGRISSTSTQQESSVDMKKDCNEKTRPTASNPDDDENSIAMEFLASLDGEENDFFKDRRAKKLEKNKICEVADATGKTSSQGSSKNPVVSNHKEEIEFLATEELDEFDEQENKSSMMLQEETEESCNSQLSGIGNKSSTGGWFVSEGEAVLLAHGDGTCSYYDIANHEFKSEYKPPSMVSNNMWGDCWLIRAPGVDGCSGRYVVAASAGNALEPGFCSWDYYTREVKSFHVEEEASQAFAPTSRAILGALSNVGSSRSSSVLSNSERQQWWYKPCGPLLLSTASKQKMVTAYDIRDGDLVMKWEVSNPVMGMEYSSPLQWRSRGKVVIAGSESIGLWDVNSLNPQPLLSVASGKKVYCLHVNNTDAEVGGGVRQRVSSSEVEGNDGVFSTQESVNVFDFRVPAGIGLKIARHGGTANSIFSRGDAVFIGTTEGRLQIKGGLRSRVQQYSLRKGKLVATYELPEFNAHIHHSAITQVWGDSNLVLAACGMGLFAFDTFKEDMQPTYSFDRGNTIGVREAIGPDDLYCPTFDYSSSRVLLVSRDRPAHWRYL, encoded by the exons ATGTCCTCCCGCCTCAAGGatcgcggcggcggcagcgccacGGCCGCGGCAACCCGCCCGCTCACCCCTAAGCCCTTCTCCATCTCGTCATCCGCCCGGCggacgaccgccgccgccgccggcggcggcgggaaggAGAACACCGCGTCCAAGCCGTCCAAGCCCACCTCGGCCGTGCGGTGGTCCACGTCGTCGCTCCCGCGGGCCAGCAGGATCCAAAGCTCGGTGGACTCCTCCAAGCTCGTCTCCACCCTCAGGGCTCCCGTGCTGCCGGGGAGGCCTTCCATCGGTAAGGATCCCGTGGTTGAGGCAGGCTTGCGACGGAGCGTCAGTGGTGGGATCAGGGCTTCTTCTGTAGACAAAGGGAGGAGGTCGGTTAGTGTTGTTGGATCCAGGGCCTCGGAGGCTAGGAGAGGGAGTGCTGGCGCTGGTGGTGATGACACTGGCAGAAGGGAGAGGTTTGATGCGAAGGTCAAGGGGCTGGGTGAGATCAGCAGGAGAAGAGATGACCttgatgccaaggggaagcagactGGTGAGGTTGGCAGGAAAAGGGAGAGCTTTGATGCAAAGGCCAAGCAGATCGGTGGGAAAAGAGAGAGCTTTGTTGTGAATGTGTCGAAGCAATGTGATGAGATCAAAGGGAAAACAGATGCATTCGTGAGTAATATGAAGAAGCAATGTGAAGATGTTGGTGGGCGAAGAGAGGGCTCTGATTCAAAGGCAAAGGCAGGTGAAGAAATCAATATGAAGAAAGAGGGGCCCAATAAATTGGTGAAGGAGATGCATACCAAAAAAGCTGATTCAGGAGAAGCTTCTTCCAAATCTGTGGAATGTTGTGCCACCCAGAAGGATGATGAGATAGGCAACACTTCTGTCATCCCTGTTTTCACTGTCCATGTGGTGGATTCAAATCTTGTCCCTGATCCAATAAGGAAACAGCAAAAGAATAATGAAGAGGGCAGGAAGCAGGAAGAAAGGGGAAAATTGGCAGACAGGATAAGAGTTTTTGAGAAAGTGGCTGCAGGTGGGGATGGAGGGTCAGCAAAACCTGTGTCTGCTATGAACAGGTACCCAAGCGAACTTCATGAGAAACTAGCTGCACTGGAAGGGAGGGTTCAGAAGATTGCTACCGATATCAAGAAAACCAAAGAAATGCTCGATGAGAACAACCCGGACGAGCCAAAGCAGATCTTGTCAAATATTCAGAAGGAAATCACTGCCATTGAGAAGGCAATTTCTCATGTCAAGGATGATAATAAGATACAGCTGGGTACTGCAGATAGCAGTGAATGTGAGAGCTCTCACCCTGAAACAGCTGAAAAATGTACCATTACAAAGCCAGGTGACCTGAAGCAAGCTGGAAAAGGCTTGAATGCTGATGAGCTGGAGGCAAGGTTCTTTCCACACCACAAATTGTTGAGGGGTCGCATATCTTCGACTTCTACTCAACAGGAGTCATCTGTGGATATGAAGAAAGATTGTAATGAAAAAACAAGACCTACTGCATCTAACCCTGACGATGATGAGAACAGTATAGCCATGGAGTTTCTGGCTTCTTTAGATGGTGAAGAAAATGATTTCTTCAAGGATCGTCGAGCTAAGAAATTGGAAAAGAATAAGATATGTGAAGTAGCAGATGCTACCGGCAAGACATCAAGTCAAGGTAGCTCAAAGAATCCAGTTGTTTCCAATCATAAGGAGGAAATTGAATTTCTTGCTACAGAGGAGCTAGATGAATTTGATGAACAGGAAAACAAGTCCTCCATGATGTTACAGGAAGAAACTGAGGAGTCATGCAATAGTCAGTTATCAGGTATAGGAAACAAGTCTTCAACTGGTGGATGGTTTGTTTCAGAGGGGGAAGCTGTTCTTCTTGCTCATGGAGATGGCACATGCTCCTATTATGACATTGCAAACCATGAG TTCAAATCTGAGTATAAGCCTCCCAGCATGGTATCGAATAATATGTGGGGTGATTGCTGGTTGATTCGTGCCCCAGGTGTAGACGGATGTTCTGGCAGATATGTTGTTGCTGCATCAGCTGGGAATGCATTGGAGCCTGGGTTTTGCAGCTGGGATTACTATACCAGAGAAGTAAAATCATTTCATGTTGAGGAGGAAGCTTCTCAAGCTTTTGCTCCAACATCCAGGGCTATTCTTGGTGCTCTCTCTAATGTAGGTTCATCAAGATCCAGCTCCGTGCTGTCAAATTCAGAAAGGCAGCAATGGTGGTATAAACCGTGCGGACCTCTCCTGCTTTCTACTGCTAGCAAGCAAAAGATGGTCACAGCTTATGATATACGTGATGGCGATCTTGTGATGAAATGGGAAGTTAGCAATCCAGTAATGGGAATGGAATACTCCAGCCCACTACAGTGGCGTAGCAGGGGGAAAGTAGTAATTGCTGGGAGCGAATCAATAGGGTTGTGGGATGTGAATTCACTTAACCCACAACCCTTGTTGTCTGTTGCTTCTGGTAAGAAAGTGTACTGCCTTCATGTGAATAACACTGATGCTGAGGTGGGCGGCGGAGTGCGTCAAAG GGTTAGTTCATCTGAGGTGGAAGGAAACGATGGTGTTTTCAGCACACAGGAAAGTGTTAATGTATTTGATTTTCGTGTACCTGCTGGCATTGGGCTTAAAATAGCAAGACATGGTGGCACAGCAAACTCAATCTTCTCACGTGGAGACGCAGTATTTATCGGTACCACAGAAGGAAGGCTGCAAATAAAAGGAGGGTTGAGATCACGAGTTCAGCAATACTCGTTGAGAAAGGGGAAACTTGTCGCCACCTATGAGTTACCAGAATTCAACGCTCATATCCATCACTCTGCAATAACCCAGGTATGGGGTGACTCAAATCTTGTCTTGGCTGCATGTGGTATGGGGCTGTTTGCCTTTGACACATTTAAGGAAGACATGCAGCCAACCTACAGCTTTGACCGTGGAAACACCATTGGAGTGAGAGAAGCTATTGGCCCTGATGATTTGTACTGTCCTACATTTGATTATTCATCATCAAGGGTTCTTCTTGTCTCGAGAGATCGTCCAGCACATTGGAGGTACTTGTAG